tTGTGATGAATCAATCAACCACCGATGTTATGTGCTAATGAATGATTCCAGGAATCAGTGTACAGCGCTGAGTAGAGATTGATTTGGTTGGTGGCTTGCCTTATTTGCTTTCTAGGTGGAGTTTCGATGTTTTTTCCAGCAACCTGTGGTGACATCTGATAGGGGATTCTTATTCTTAACCGCTCTGCACGCTCCCCACCTAAACTGTGACCAATAGGGGGATATGATTGCAAGTGAAGTAGCCTGGAAGTTAAAATAGGGGCCTCTCAATCATTTGCGATTTCTGGCGCACCAGCAAAAATTGACACCTCATGCTTCACCGGTTTCTCACTGTCCCACCGGCTCAGTGGAGTTCCCCAAAATATCTCCGAAATCCTGGCAACATCTTGTCTTGTGTTGAAAAGAAAGCTACCTGATATGCTTAAAAACACACGCACACCTTCCATTTGTTCCTTTAGCAGTTCATTAGTCTAATCCATGCTTTGCTATTGTCTTATTGTCTATTGAGTCAGAGCCTGAAATACTATCTTATTGTCTATTGAAAGTATGAACAAATAAAGGGAAGTGTTTGAAGAAAATATAAATCGACTGCTAGTTGGAAAAACTAGGAGGATGAGAAATGATTATCTCAGTTCAGTACTTTCTGATGGTTGAAATCAACTAGAGATTTGTTCTATCTCAGACCACAGCTATTGATATAACAAATAATTGTGAGAAATATTCCTTTCAGGTCCGTGGCTTCCTTGGGCAACAACAGCTTGAGGCAGCACTTACAGGAATGGATCTTGTCATCATCCCTGCTGGCCTCCCAAGAAAACCGGGAATGACAAGGGATGATTTATTCAACAAAAATGCTGGGATCGTTCGCTCACTTTGTGAAGGCATTGCCAAGTGCTGTCCTAATGCAATTGTGAATTTGATCAGCAACCCTGTGAACTCCACCGTCCCCGTTGCAGCAGAGGTTTTCAAGAGAGCTGGAACTTACTGTCCCAAGCGTCTCCTTGGAGTGACGACACTTGATGTAGCGAGGGCTAACACCTTTGTGGTATGCAGCCTACGGAAACTATGTTGAATGCCTTCTCTTAAACAGCTTTTACGTACTTGCATACTCTATCATAACATCGTGTACATAGTTACATACATTACTAACATTGTTTTACGGCTCTCAGtaattcatttttcttctttgttgctTTTTACAGGCTGAAGTGCTTGGTGTTGATCCAAGAGATGTCAGCGTTCCGGTTGTTGGTGGTCATGCAGGGGTCACTATATTACCCCTCCTGTCACAGGTATCTTGTGGTGATGTCATcgcttttttttagaacatgaTGTTATCACATTGCAAATGTTAATTTGCccatcaagaaaaataaatagctTCTGTGAATACCAATTGCTAATCTGAAGGCGACCTCTCTGCAGGTCAGTCCACCATGCTCATTCACTGCAGATGAAATCAGCTATTTGACTAACCGCATACAGAATGGTGGTACAGAAGTTGTTGAGGTATGATGCTGTTTACATATGATAGTTTGTTTTACAACTTAAGCCCCTATTTAGTAGTAGGTTGGATGATAGATTTTGCCTTCGTGTGGTCTCTCCATTTCATTTTTGTTAATACTCTGGCTATGCATTTTATAGCTGATAAATTCTAACTGAAAGCACATCTAATTTGTAATTCACAAATTCCACGTATACTGTTTTGCGTAGGAAATATTTTAGTGGAAACCGATTTTTCAATAATATCATGCATTTCTTAAAATTTAGTGGACCCTCAGCTCTGCTCCATTTTCGCGGAGGAAATATTTTAGTGGAAACCCATTTTTCAATAATATCATGCATTTTAGTGGACCCTCAGGTGAGAGGCTCTTTAAAATTTCTTAAGGATTTTGTCGTTAATAGTTAGTTGGCCAAGTTAGCAGGAATGTATAGACATATTTTTAGGAAATGTAATACCTGCACTTAGTTGTGTATGAAAGAAATTTCTGTAGCATTCAATCATCTACTGTACATAGATGTAGTTTCATATCCTTTGGATTGTCTATATTTGAAACTTCCACAGATCCAGTTtaagttttgttttttcatccatGGAGTTTCATATCTTATTTTCACCTATGATTCAGGCAAAGGCTGGAGCAGGCTCTGCAACTTTGTCAATGGTAGGTGATGCTGCGTGATTTGCATGATTAGTAGCTGAGTCAAATAGTGATTACTAACAGAGATGGAAACATCTATCTCAGGCTTTTGCTGCTGCAAAATTCGCTGACGCATGCTTGCGAGGAATGCGGGGCGATGCTGGCATCGTGGAATGTTCATATGTTGCATCTGAGGTATTCTTAACACCAA
This is a stretch of genomic DNA from Brachypodium distachyon strain Bd21 chromosome 1, Brachypodium_distachyon_v3.0, whole genome shotgun sequence. It encodes these proteins:
- the LOC100841882 gene encoding malate dehydrogenase, glyoxysomal — protein: MHPDATSPSHRIARVAAHLNPLTPPRPQMEEAGLRPVACRAKGAAPGFKVAVLGAAGGIGQSLSLLMKMNPLVSVLHLYDVVNTPGVTADVSHMDTTAVVRGFLGQQQLEAALTGMDLVIIPAGLPRKPGMTRDDLFNKNAGIVRSLCEGIAKCCPNAIVNLISNPVNSTVPVAAEVFKRAGTYCPKRLLGVTTLDVARANTFVAEVLGVDPRDVSVPVVGGHAGVTILPLLSQVSPPCSFTADEISYLTNRIQNGGTEVVEAKAGAGSATLSMAFAAAKFADACLRGMRGDAGIVECSYVASEVTELPFFATKVRLGRGGAEEILPLGPLNDFERAGLEMAKKELAESIQKGVAFMNK